From Zhongshania aliphaticivorans, one genomic window encodes:
- a CDS encoding UvrD-helicase domain-containing protein: protein MSNFPRPPDQDQRELAVDPSHSVLVRAPAGSGKTGVLLLRYLRCLLTVDQPEKVVAITFTNKAAGEIKERVIHALQAGAKAQSGDNSESPSSGFEEDIRDAVNQVLAHDAAQHWSLLENSARLRITTFDSFCGSLVRRLPLLSGLGAAAPLSDADALYRETILSLFRQMDAANCPPALAEALQSLLAYGSNRIETLLPLLAALLSKRDQWLKDVLSGDIDEMEQALAEEVASQFEPAWEALQGLNIDQLIRGFIESSGGNEAHAWAGDLRSADDLGLDDFELIQTLASTMLSGKGELYKPRSLNYAGLKAGQPGTAEAKAWLKNLEDIDQFAQVSDHLACIANLPPPYFPDSSRELVGHFRLALAYLLAHLRLSFERKGGVDFGEIAQRAIIALSSEGAIEHGEAIGDALLVEDRVRHILVDEMQDTSVSQIELLEALCQGWEERDGRSVFFCGDLQQSIYAFRGSLVSLFDELMQRGSFAGKTLVPLQLKANFRSSPDLVNWVNDAFKILFTDRGRHYEAALPQRSNTGLVKIHPQVLAKGVDGKAGAALAEAKQIADYLVALQARDAEVGKVSSVAILVRSRSHLKQIIPALKAAGLDFSGQDIDSLGTTPAVMDFMALLRALWHEADDVAWASVLRAPFVGLSWDDLLQLREGGALLRDAIMDEAHSVHLTDDGRLAVERLRSTMQWLESCPESRDLRWALRSAWHLLGGPACIEAHQQSDIDRVLRLLDDYAPAGLLEDIQALERALERLYAAPPSSHIELMTVHKSKGLEFDVVILPGLGAAGRNADRELLAWQRLRGHMIFAPKPQRNNSEKAADKLYNYMSESQRRALDEEMDRLIYVALTRAKRELHLFGVCQINSKGDVAAKSGSVLARLWDSVGEAFEQAELIEQDDDVAPMRVPLAPRLRNYDINLSPAWQPPEPVVSPLQRAQRQTENAVLEDNIEDRAVGIVFHELMERLGRGGDSASWTADESRLRQGVIQRLRHHCHPEPALQDSVDRVLSLLSNTLSCAKGQWILASYQWQDSEQTIRRMLAGQWQTLILDRVFIDDGRCWIVDYKTASSRGSVDAFLDAQAERYSAKMRIYAQALRATGVECAISTALYFPAHQRLLVLEEI from the coding sequence ATGAGCAATTTTCCGCGTCCGCCAGACCAAGATCAGCGCGAGCTTGCCGTTGACCCCAGCCACTCAGTATTGGTACGCGCTCCTGCTGGCTCCGGTAAAACCGGCGTGTTGCTGCTGCGCTATTTGCGCTGCCTGCTCACCGTTGACCAGCCAGAAAAAGTGGTCGCCATTACCTTTACGAATAAAGCGGCAGGCGAAATTAAAGAGCGGGTTATCCATGCCCTGCAAGCTGGCGCCAAGGCCCAGAGCGGTGATAATAGCGAGTCGCCTAGCTCAGGCTTTGAAGAAGATATTCGGGATGCCGTGAATCAGGTATTGGCCCACGACGCTGCCCAACATTGGTCCCTGCTAGAGAACAGCGCCCGCCTGCGCATAACCACCTTCGACAGTTTTTGCGGCAGCCTAGTCCGCCGCCTGCCCTTGCTGTCAGGTTTGGGCGCCGCCGCGCCGCTTAGTGATGCCGATGCTCTTTACCGCGAGACAATACTCAGCCTGTTTAGGCAAATGGACGCCGCCAATTGCCCGCCAGCCTTGGCCGAGGCCCTGCAGAGTCTATTGGCCTACGGCAGCAACCGTATAGAAACCCTGTTGCCCTTGCTTGCCGCGCTGCTGTCTAAGCGCGATCAGTGGTTAAAGGACGTGCTGAGTGGCGATATTGATGAAATGGAGCAGGCGCTTGCCGAGGAAGTCGCCAGTCAATTTGAGCCCGCCTGGGAGGCATTGCAGGGCTTAAACATCGATCAATTAATTCGCGGTTTTATTGAATCTTCTGGCGGCAATGAAGCCCATGCCTGGGCGGGAGATCTGCGCTCAGCCGATGATTTGGGGCTGGATGATTTTGAGTTAATTCAAACCTTGGCGAGCACCATGCTCAGCGGCAAGGGTGAGCTGTATAAACCCCGCTCTTTAAACTACGCCGGACTCAAAGCCGGTCAGCCGGGCACCGCCGAGGCCAAGGCTTGGCTTAAAAACCTAGAAGACATTGATCAGTTTGCGCAGGTATCAGACCACCTCGCTTGTATCGCCAATTTGCCGCCACCGTATTTCCCTGATAGCAGCCGGGAATTGGTTGGTCATTTCCGTCTTGCCCTTGCGTATTTACTGGCGCATTTGCGGCTTAGTTTTGAGCGCAAGGGCGGTGTCGATTTTGGCGAGATCGCCCAGCGCGCGATTATTGCGTTAAGCAGCGAAGGTGCTATTGAACACGGCGAAGCCATTGGCGATGCGCTATTAGTAGAAGATCGTGTTCGCCATATATTGGTGGACGAGATGCAAGACACCTCGGTGAGCCAAATCGAATTACTTGAGGCCCTATGTCAGGGCTGGGAAGAACGCGACGGCCGCAGTGTGTTTTTCTGTGGCGATTTACAGCAATCTATCTACGCATTTCGGGGCAGTTTGGTGAGTTTGTTTGACGAACTTATGCAGCGTGGTAGCTTTGCCGGAAAAACCCTTGTGCCTTTGCAGCTTAAGGCCAATTTCCGCTCCTCACCCGATTTGGTTAACTGGGTGAACGACGCCTTTAAAATTTTGTTTACCGACCGTGGCCGTCACTACGAAGCGGCCCTGCCCCAGCGTAGCAATACAGGCTTGGTGAAAATTCATCCCCAGGTGTTGGCCAAGGGCGTGGATGGGAAGGCAGGTGCAGCACTGGCAGAGGCGAAGCAGATCGCTGATTATCTTGTCGCTTTACAGGCTCGGGATGCCGAGGTCGGCAAGGTGTCGTCGGTGGCGATTCTGGTTCGCAGTCGCAGCCATTTAAAACAGATTATTCCGGCGCTCAAGGCGGCGGGTTTGGACTTTTCTGGTCAAGATATCGACAGCCTTGGCACCACCCCAGCGGTGATGGATTTTATGGCTCTGCTGCGGGCGCTGTGGCACGAGGCCGACGACGTCGCTTGGGCCAGCGTGTTGCGCGCCCCTTTCGTTGGCCTGAGTTGGGATGATTTGTTGCAGTTGCGCGAAGGCGGCGCTCTACTTCGCGATGCGATTATGGATGAGGCGCACAGTGTTCATCTGACTGACGATGGCAGGCTTGCGGTGGAGCGCTTGCGCAGCACCATGCAGTGGTTGGAGAGCTGCCCCGAAAGCCGTGACCTGCGCTGGGCGCTGCGCAGTGCGTGGCATTTACTGGGTGGCCCAGCCTGTATCGAAGCCCATCAGCAAAGTGATATTGATCGGGTGCTGCGGCTATTAGACGACTACGCCCCTGCGGGTTTGCTGGAAGATATTCAGGCGCTGGAACGTGCTTTAGAGCGTTTATACGCCGCCCCGCCCAGTAGTCATATTGAATTAATGACGGTACATAAATCTAAGGGTCTGGAGTTCGACGTTGTCATCTTGCCGGGGCTTGGCGCGGCGGGTCGCAATGCCGACCGTGAGCTGTTGGCGTGGCAGCGCCTGCGCGGCCATATGATTTTTGCCCCTAAACCCCAACGCAATAATAGTGAGAAAGCGGCAGACAAGCTCTATAACTATATGAGTGAGAGCCAGCGTCGGGCTCTTGATGAGGAAATGGACAGGCTAATCTATGTGGCCTTGACCCGTGCCAAGCGTGAGCTACATTTATTTGGGGTTTGCCAAATCAACAGCAAAGGCGATGTTGCGGCCAAATCCGGTAGCGTATTGGCAAGGTTGTGGGACAGCGTCGGTGAGGCTTTTGAACAGGCCGAGCTTATTGAGCAAGACGACGATGTTGCGCCAATGCGGGTTCCTTTGGCGCCGCGTTTGCGCAATTACGACATAAACCTTAGCCCCGCATGGCAGCCGCCGGAGCCGGTGGTGTCGCCTTTGCAGCGTGCTCAGCGGCAAACCGAAAATGCGGTGTTGGAAGATAATATTGAAGACCGCGCAGTCGGTATTGTGTTTCATGAACTGATGGAGCGGCTTGGCCGCGGTGGCGATAGCGCGAGCTGGACGGCAGATGAAAGTCGTTTACGGCAGGGGGTTATTCAGCGTCTGCGCCATCACTGCCATCCTGAACCAGCTCTGCAAGACAGTGTTGATCGGGTGCTGAGTTTATTAAGCAATACCCTAAGTTGCGCCAAGGGCCAGTGGATACTCGCGAGCTATCAGTGGCAAGACAGCGAACAGACTATTCGCCGCATGCTCGCAGGGCAATGGCAAACTCTGATTTTAGATCGTGTTTTCATCGACGATGGACGCTGCTGGATTGTGGATTATAAAACAGCCAGTAGCCGTGGCAGCGTCGACGCGTTTTTAGACGCACAAGCGGAAAGATATAGTGCAAAAATGCGAATTTATGCACAAGCTTTACGGGCAACTGGGGTAGAATGCGCGATCTCGACGGCGCTGTATTTCCCAGCGCATCAGCGTTTGCTGGTATTGGAAGAAATTTAA
- a CDS encoding LrgB family protein yields MSDLFHGPLFAITLTLLAYQGAMFMYLGSGRAAILHPTISGASLIALALIVLGQDYHAYYRNIDWLTFLLGPATVALAVPLYRQLHLLRNMAGPLLITVTVGAIFASASALILAWLFGANQSTLLSLTTKSITTPIAIAVTQDIGGITTIAVASVILTGVVGITTITWLFNRLDIQDDRLWGFCLGLAAHAIGTSRAFERSPVAGAFSSLALCLTGAFTAVFVPFAARWFL; encoded by the coding sequence ATGAGCGATTTATTCCACGGCCCGCTGTTTGCCATTACCCTGACGTTACTCGCCTACCAAGGCGCCATGTTTATGTATTTGGGCAGTGGTCGAGCCGCAATTTTGCACCCCACTATTAGTGGCGCGAGCCTCATCGCCCTCGCTCTTATAGTACTTGGCCAGGACTACCACGCCTATTACCGTAATATTGATTGGCTGACTTTTTTACTGGGGCCGGCCACCGTCGCGCTGGCGGTGCCCCTATATCGGCAATTGCATTTGCTTCGCAATATGGCTGGGCCGCTACTGATCACAGTCACCGTTGGCGCTATTTTTGCCTCTGCATCAGCTTTAATCCTCGCGTGGCTGTTTGGCGCTAATCAAAGCACCTTGTTGTCTCTAACGACTAAATCCATTACCACCCCAATTGCGATAGCCGTTACCCAAGACATTGGCGGCATTACCACCATCGCGGTAGCCTCAGTTATTTTGACCGGCGTAGTGGGGATCACCACTATTACGTGGCTATTTAATAGGCTGGATATTCAGGACGATCGACTTTGGGGCTTTTGTTTGGGCCTTGCCGCCCACGCTATTGGCACTTCCCGCGCATTTGAACGCAGCCCCGTGGCCGGCGCTTTTTCTAGCTTAGCGCTGTGCCTAACCGGCGCATTTACCGCCGTCTTTGTGCCCTTTGCGGCGCGTTGGTTTTTATAA
- a CDS encoding CidA/LrgA family protein — MLAGFLTLLGCQLVGEFVQRALNLPLPGPVIGMLLLFCGLCIRGSVPKDLESGSQKLIELLPLLLMAPAAGVFFLGAGFADQWPAFIAAVSLGTVCTLVFCGLLIRFLQRRSSHL, encoded by the coding sequence ATGCTAGCAGGCTTTTTAACGCTGCTCGGCTGCCAACTGGTCGGGGAGTTTGTGCAGCGCGCGCTAAACCTACCCCTGCCTGGCCCCGTAATTGGCATGCTATTGCTGTTTTGTGGTTTGTGCATACGCGGCAGCGTGCCAAAGGACTTAGAAAGCGGTAGCCAAAAGCTAATTGAATTACTGCCTTTATTATTAATGGCACCGGCGGCAGGTGTCTTCTTTTTAGGCGCAGGCTTTGCCGATCAGTGGCCGGCCTTTATTGCCGCAGTCAGTCTTGGCACCGTTTGCACCTTGGTCTTTTGCGGTCTGTTAATTCGCTTTTTACAGCGACGCAGTAGCCATTTATGA
- a CDS encoding disulfide bond formation protein B has translation MPLTSRWIYAFIVSCCCALLGYALYAQYFDGLHPCPLCITQRAFFVLTALVAFAALLIHPQQKGRYLSAGLMVLFTSLGGAVAYRQVWLQGLPADQAPACGPSLEYMFANLPFGEAFSTLMIGDGNCAEIVWTLFGLSMPNWSLFAFIGLGLCAIASALPMVKR, from the coding sequence ATGCCGCTCACATCCCGCTGGATTTACGCTTTTATTGTATCGTGCTGCTGCGCTCTGCTGGGCTATGCACTGTATGCCCAGTATTTTGATGGCCTGCACCCCTGCCCACTGTGTATAACTCAACGCGCATTTTTTGTGCTTACCGCACTGGTCGCCTTCGCCGCGCTGCTTATCCACCCCCAACAAAAAGGCCGCTACCTCAGTGCTGGTCTAATGGTGTTGTTCACCTCGCTTGGCGGCGCCGTAGCGTATCGGCAAGTTTGGCTGCAAGGCCTTCCGGCTGATCAAGCTCCCGCCTGCGGCCCTAGCCTCGAATATATGTTTGCCAATTTGCCTTTTGGCGAAGCCTTTAGCACCCTCATGATTGGCGACGGCAATTGCGCCGAAATCGTGTGGACACTGTTTGGCTTAAGCATGCCGAACTGGTCGCTATTTGCTTTTATTGGCCTAGGCCTTTGCGCCATTGCGAGCGCGCTACCCATGGTTAAGCGCTGA
- a CDS encoding ACP phosphodiesterase — protein MNYLAHFLLAEQVAQRCNLEAKGLLVGGLLGDFVKGPLRGDYPSAWEVGIRLHRRIDALTDSHPLVGECLEALPPSYRRYGGIMLDVCFDHCLSVNWPRFHHQDLKEFNAQSYRSLLERCDNYPSPAKRQIRVLAQYDVLSNLGNWQTIETMLARIGQRVKRDNPLAHCGPELAKVLPLINQQFAMLYPNLIAQLCNEFSPKPDLRSH, from the coding sequence GTGAATTACCTCGCCCATTTTCTGCTCGCCGAACAAGTTGCACAACGCTGTAACTTAGAGGCCAAAGGTCTATTAGTAGGGGGGTTATTAGGCGATTTTGTTAAAGGCCCCCTGCGCGGTGACTACCCCAGTGCTTGGGAAGTCGGCATTCGTCTGCATCGACGCATTGATGCGCTAACCGACAGCCACCCCTTGGTTGGCGAATGTCTGGAGGCACTGCCGCCAAGTTACCGCCGCTATGGTGGCATTATGTTAGACGTGTGTTTTGATCACTGTTTGAGTGTGAACTGGCCGCGCTTTCACCACCAAGACCTGAAAGAATTTAACGCCCAGAGCTATCGCAGCCTGCTCGAACGCTGCGACAATTACCCAAGCCCAGCTAAACGCCAGATCCGAGTGCTGGCCCAATACGATGTACTGAGTAATTTGGGCAACTGGCAGACGATTGAAACTATGCTTGCGCGCATCGGCCAACGGGTAAAGCGCGACAATCCACTGGCTCACTGCGGGCCGGAGCTAGCGAAGGTACTACCCTTGATAAACCAACAATTCGCAATGTTATACCCAAATTTAATCGCCCAATTATGTAATGAATTTAGCCCTAAACCCGACCTAAGGTCGCACTAA
- the gshA gene encoding glutamate--cysteine ligase codes for MAASIEQRLAFFAEEPRQHLLRQIMRGIEKESLRADPAGMLAQTDHPAAFGSALCHPSITTDFSEALLEFITPVSASIDETLAELDAIHRFANSELKDEIIWNASMPCRLGKGDEAIPVARYGSSNTATMKTRYRLGLGHRYGRKMQTIAGIHYNFSLPKSLWAELHAADGSELLLETYITNSYFGIIRNFRRYAWLLVYLFGAAPAVSRCFLNGRPHQLEACGEYTLYGPHATSLRMGDLGYQSDAQQNLNICYNHLDFYVETLRKGITTSHPDYEKIPKEEQLSSGLLQIENEFYSPIRPKRVTQSGEIPIGALRRAGVEYIEVRCLDVNPMLPLGINAEQIRFIDAFLLFCLYQDSPPCDDDNNAEISANLLDVVNRGREPGLQLKQHGQPRALKDWAEELIGGINKIAAQLDTAHRSSDYSASCAQQLAKVRDATLTPSAQIVAELEGGVESYYHYAMAQSQLHAKDFRERGLRSAEVARFKRLQEASFAAQAKIEAEQAGEDFDEYLARFYEQYQGL; via the coding sequence TTGGCCGCATCGATAGAACAAAGACTGGCTTTTTTTGCAGAAGAACCACGGCAGCATCTGCTGCGCCAAATCATGCGCGGCATCGAGAAGGAAAGCTTACGCGCCGACCCAGCGGGCATGCTGGCGCAAACCGATCACCCCGCCGCGTTTGGTTCCGCGCTTTGTCACCCCTCTATTACCACCGACTTCTCTGAAGCCCTGCTCGAGTTTATCACGCCCGTCAGCGCCTCCATTGACGAAACACTTGCCGAGCTAGACGCCATTCATCGTTTTGCCAATAGTGAACTCAAGGACGAAATCATCTGGAATGCCAGCATGCCCTGTCGTTTAGGCAAAGGCGACGAAGCAATTCCCGTGGCCCGCTACGGCAGCAGCAATACCGCTACCATGAAAACCCGCTATCGCTTGGGCTTAGGCCACCGCTACGGTCGTAAAATGCAGACCATTGCGGGCATTCATTATAATTTCTCGCTACCTAAATCACTATGGGCTGAGCTGCACGCCGCCGATGGCAGCGAATTGCTACTGGAAACCTATATCACCAATAGCTATTTCGGCATTATCCGCAATTTCCGCCGCTACGCTTGGCTACTGGTGTATTTGTTTGGCGCCGCGCCAGCGGTTTCTCGCTGTTTTTTGAACGGTCGTCCTCACCAGCTCGAAGCCTGTGGCGAGTACACCCTTTATGGCCCTCACGCCACGTCGCTGCGCATGGGCGATTTAGGCTACCAAAGCGATGCCCAGCAAAACCTCAACATTTGCTACAACCACCTCGACTTTTACGTGGAAACGCTGCGCAAAGGCATTACCACATCTCACCCTGACTACGAAAAAATCCCCAAGGAAGAGCAATTATCCAGTGGTTTGCTGCAAATAGAAAATGAGTTTTACAGCCCCATTCGCCCCAAACGCGTCACCCAAAGTGGCGAAATCCCAATAGGTGCGCTGCGCCGCGCTGGGGTGGAATATATTGAAGTGCGCTGTTTAGACGTCAACCCCATGCTGCCACTGGGCATAAACGCGGAGCAAATTCGCTTTATCGACGCCTTTTTGTTGTTCTGCTTATATCAAGACAGCCCGCCCTGCGACGACGATAACAACGCCGAAATCAGCGCAAATCTATTAGACGTGGTCAACCGTGGCCGGGAACCTGGCCTGCAATTGAAGCAACACGGCCAGCCCCGCGCCCTTAAAGATTGGGCCGAGGAGCTGATCGGCGGCATCAATAAAATTGCCGCGCAATTAGACACCGCCCACCGCAGCTCAGACTACAGCGCCAGCTGTGCTCAGCAACTAGCGAAAGTCCGCGACGCGACACTGACGCCCTCGGCCCAGATAGTAGCGGAGCTGGAAGGCGGCGTAGAATCGTATTATCACTATGCCATGGCCCAGTCTCAGCTCCATGCCAAGGATTTTCGCGAACGCGGTTTACGCTCAGCGGAGGTCGCCCGTTTCAAACGCCTACAAGAAGCGTCTTTTGCGGCCCAAGCCAAGATCGAGGCTGAGCAGGCCGGTGAGGATTTTGACGAATACCTCGCCCGCTTTTACGAGCAATACCAAGGACTGTGA
- a CDS encoding Dyp-type peroxidase, with protein sequence MAEAQAGIFVEGTLSHFFLEYQLIEGVTEAQLRSTLASAIALPVSAELNCVWAFGADCWRRLAPAGVPEALKSFSPIGEGRRIAPATQHSILLWVHGNNHSANFDAAMAATAALAAVATLSLEKIGFLYKDSRDLSGFIDGTENPKGRGQQQVALIPDGELGAGGSFVMSQQWIHNLAGFHALSQHQQEAVIGRTKPDSIELDDERMPENSHVSRSDVKINGEAQKLYRRSVPYGGVQQHGLYFLAFSRDIQRFDRILASMFGCSGDGIHDRLTDFSTPVSGSYWFAPSRAELSAIGPL encoded by the coding sequence ATGGCCGAAGCGCAGGCGGGAATTTTTGTTGAGGGCACGCTCTCGCATTTCTTCTTGGAGTACCAACTTATTGAGGGCGTCACCGAGGCGCAGCTGAGATCGACACTGGCTAGCGCCATTGCGTTGCCGGTGAGCGCCGAGCTTAATTGCGTGTGGGCGTTTGGCGCGGATTGCTGGCGGCGGCTTGCCCCTGCCGGGGTGCCGGAGGCCCTTAAGTCCTTTAGCCCTATTGGCGAGGGTCGGCGAATTGCACCTGCTACCCAGCACAGTATTTTACTCTGGGTGCATGGCAATAATCACAGTGCAAATTTCGATGCGGCGATGGCAGCGACTGCGGCATTGGCGGCGGTGGCGACGTTAAGCCTTGAGAAAATTGGTTTTCTATACAAAGACTCCCGGGACTTATCGGGCTTTATTGATGGTACTGAAAACCCCAAGGGGCGGGGTCAACAACAGGTTGCGCTGATTCCTGATGGCGAGCTGGGCGCGGGCGGCAGCTTTGTAATGAGCCAGCAGTGGATACACAATTTGGCGGGATTCCACGCGCTTAGTCAGCACCAGCAAGAAGCGGTAATTGGCCGCACCAAACCAGACAGTATCGAGCTGGATGACGAGCGTATGCCAGAAAATTCCCATGTTAGTCGCAGTGATGTAAAAATAAATGGCGAGGCACAAAAATTATATCGGCGCAGTGTGCCCTATGGTGGGGTGCAACAGCATGGCTTGTATTTTCTGGCATTTAGCCGCGATATTCAGCGATTTGATCGTATATTAGCCAGTATGTTTGGCTGTAGCGGTGACGGAATACACGATCGCTTAACCGATTTCTCGACCCCAGTGAGCGGAAGTTATTGGTTTGCACCCTCTCGTGCTGAACTTTCTGCAATAGGCCCCCTCTAA